The Thermodesulforhabdaceae bacterium genome window below encodes:
- the pilM gene encoding type IV pilus assembly protein PilM, producing the protein MAFLRRKKALIGLDIGSHSAKILQLKQTRNEFIVQKVGMAQYPSGSFDGHHIADIKAVAKTISKLWQNLNLEGKKVVLSVPGNEIMTEMPRIPLMKRSAVFSYVDDKIKDFITYSPDEVFYGVDILEENKEGTLTILIAYARRGIVYDYEKLMSIAGLYPVILDVDYFALFNAFEATEGLPADEVIALVDIGASKSISVIIENKFPAFTKSFLMGTNELIFQLMDKFTLSYQDAYGFITGTVDPDVIAYPEDEVRALLLFFIDQMVSEMKNIMDYFSSLEGKKVKRVFLSGGLARSPGIALQIEKSLGIPVFIFNPLASEKVKVESDVDPDYVRAIGPQMAICFGLALRQEEGKGK; encoded by the coding sequence ATGGCCTTTTTAAGAAGAAAGAAGGCGTTGATAGGTTTGGATATTGGTTCTCATTCCGCAAAAATTCTTCAACTCAAGCAAACCAGAAATGAATTCATAGTTCAGAAAGTTGGGATGGCTCAATATCCCTCGGGTTCTTTTGATGGCCATCACATTGCTGATATAAAAGCTGTAGCAAAGACAATATCAAAGCTGTGGCAGAATCTGAATCTGGAAGGGAAAAAAGTGGTTCTTAGTGTGCCTGGTAACGAGATAATGACAGAGATGCCTCGTATCCCCCTAATGAAAAGATCCGCTGTTTTCTCTTACGTTGATGATAAAATCAAAGATTTTATTACGTACTCACCTGATGAAGTTTTTTACGGAGTGGATATTCTTGAAGAAAACAAGGAAGGAACCTTGACTATCCTTATCGCCTATGCAAGGCGGGGTATAGTGTATGATTATGAAAAGCTTATGAGCATTGCTGGACTCTATCCTGTCATTCTTGATGTTGATTATTTTGCCCTTTTTAATGCATTCGAAGCAACAGAAGGACTTCCTGCCGATGAAGTTATAGCTCTGGTGGATATAGGGGCATCTAAAAGTATTTCGGTTATTATCGAAAATAAATTTCCAGCATTTACCAAGTCTTTCCTGATGGGAACTAATGAACTAATTTTTCAGTTGATGGATAAATTCACACTTTCTTACCAAGATGCTTATGGTTTTATCACAGGCACTGTCGATCCCGATGTAATTGCCTATCCTGAAGATGAAGTTAGAGCGCTCCTCCTGTTTTTTATAGATCAAATGGTTTCAGAGATGAAAAACATTATGGATTATTTTTCAAGCCTCGAGGGCAAAAAAGTAAAAAGAGTATTTCTAAGTGGAGGACTGGCTCGATCTCCGGGTATAGCTTTGCAAATCGAGAAAAGTCTTGGTATCCCCGTTTTTATTTTTAATCCTCTTGCTAGCGAGAAAGTTAAGGTGGAATCGGATGTAGATCCAGATTATGTCAGAGCCATAGGTCCTCAGATGGCGATATGTTTTGGATTGGCTTTGAGGCAGGAGGAGGGCAA